From Arcticibacter tournemirensis, one genomic window encodes:
- a CDS encoding GH92 family glycosyl hydrolase, translating into MMNRIRNISALASLVLVILFKTASVSNAQTKTNLTKYVNPFIGTAPLTDPKILGYTLPEGWRSWAGLVYPGSSLPNAMVQLSPITEYGSGAGYEYEDDMIYGFTHTNKGHWNLCNIPILPVSASGSSSEKFGSHFSHKNESASPGFYQVFLSDYKVNVSLTSTLRCGYHKYEFADNKGRQILFDLAKANNGVNNWKIEQVGTNAVQGFQDVGEKIYFYAELNNPISKLEKIGEGTRRGRALLNISDGKQGPVELKIGLSFVSVTNAKQNLQQEIGGKSFNEVLKAGTQTWETFLSKIQVKGGTEKQKQLLYTSLYRAVLWPALRSDINGEYTDVKGKVIKADFNYYTVPSLWDTYRNKLVLLAITSPKVTVDVIKSLKDMGDKTGFIPTFFHGDHAASFIAGSYLRGLDGFDVKGAYELLLRNANIEGGTRPFIKEYIEKGYISEPDIAAPHVETKAKAGVSKTLEYAYDDYALAQMAKKLGDTANYRVLMQRSKNYRNVFDPSTRFMRGRLESGEWVKNFDPQYPYYEYMYREANAWQVSFFAPHDMKGLIDLYGGEKGFESKLDSLFSVPWNPKHIARNVETMVGQYCHGNQPDHEAPFAYHFIGKPEKSQKMLDYIMNNLYGIGEDGLALCGMDDAGEMSSWYVFSALGLYPYCAVDDEYIVTVPLFDEVKWQTANGKVLSIKKAGNGRKMTGITVNKATNKGYFVSHDLFKKGGEIVISSAE; encoded by the coding sequence CGGCATCAGTTTCTAATGCACAGACTAAAACTAACCTAACAAAGTACGTAAACCCCTTTATTGGTACGGCGCCTCTTACAGACCCGAAGATTTTAGGTTATACACTTCCTGAAGGCTGGCGGTCGTGGGCGGGACTGGTATATCCGGGTAGTTCATTGCCAAATGCAATGGTTCAGTTAAGCCCGATCACTGAATATGGCTCTGGTGCCGGTTATGAGTACGAGGATGATATGATCTATGGTTTCACTCATACCAACAAAGGGCACTGGAATCTTTGTAATATTCCCATCCTTCCGGTTTCGGCATCGGGAAGTTCGTCTGAAAAGTTCGGCTCACACTTCTCCCATAAGAATGAAAGCGCTTCGCCGGGGTTCTATCAGGTATTTCTGAGCGACTATAAGGTGAATGTTAGTCTCACTTCTACTTTGAGGTGTGGGTATCATAAATACGAGTTTGCCGATAATAAAGGCCGGCAGATTCTTTTTGATCTCGCTAAGGCTAATAATGGAGTTAACAATTGGAAAATTGAACAGGTAGGAACGAATGCGGTGCAGGGTTTTCAGGACGTGGGCGAGAAGATTTATTTCTATGCCGAACTGAATAACCCGATCAGCAAGCTGGAAAAGATTGGTGAGGGTACGCGCAGGGGCCGTGCCTTATTAAATATAAGTGATGGGAAGCAAGGTCCTGTTGAGTTAAAAATAGGTTTGTCGTTTGTGAGTGTTACGAATGCAAAACAAAATCTTCAGCAGGAAATAGGCGGAAAATCATTTAATGAAGTACTTAAGGCAGGTACGCAGACGTGGGAAACTTTTTTGTCGAAGATCCAGGTAAAGGGTGGAACAGAAAAGCAAAAGCAGTTATTGTATACTTCGCTGTACAGGGCAGTATTATGGCCAGCGTTAAGAAGCGATATAAACGGTGAATATACCGACGTTAAGGGAAAGGTTATAAAGGCCGACTTTAATTACTATACTGTTCCTTCCTTATGGGATACATATCGCAATAAGTTAGTGCTCCTGGCTATAACTTCTCCTAAAGTAACGGTTGATGTGATTAAATCGCTGAAGGACATGGGCGACAAAACCGGCTTTATACCTACATTCTTTCATGGGGACCATGCAGCATCGTTTATAGCTGGTTCTTACTTAAGAGGTTTAGATGGTTTTGATGTGAAGGGAGCTTATGAACTGCTGCTCCGGAATGCAAATATAGAGGGCGGTACCCGTCCGTTTATAAAGGAATATATCGAAAAGGGCTATATTTCAGAGCCTGATATCGCTGCTCCACATGTAGAAACGAAGGCGAAAGCGGGCGTCTCTAAAACCCTGGAATATGCGTACGACGATTACGCCCTTGCACAGATGGCCAAAAAACTTGGCGACACAGCCAATTATCGCGTGCTCATGCAACGATCAAAGAATTACAGGAACGTTTTTGATCCTTCGACGCGTTTTATGAGGGGGCGGCTGGAAAGCGGCGAGTGGGTAAAGAATTTTGATCCGCAGTATCCTTACTACGAGTACATGTATCGCGAGGCTAACGCCTGGCAGGTCTCTTTCTTTGCACCGCATGATATGAAGGGTTTGATTGATTTATATGGTGGAGAAAAGGGTTTTGAATCGAAACTTGATTCGCTTTTCTCGGTGCCCTGGAATCCGAAACATATTGCAAGAAATGTTGAAACAATGGTGGGGCAGTACTGTCATGGTAACCAGCCTGATCATGAAGCGCCTTTTGCTTATCATTTTATCGGGAAGCCCGAGAAATCGCAGAAGATGCTTGATTACATCATGAACAATCTTTACGGAATAGGAGAGGACGGACTGGCTTTATGTGGTATGGATGATGCAGGCGAAATGTCGTCGTGGTACGTATTCAGTGCTTTAGGCCTATATCCTTATTGCGCTGTTGACGATGAATACATCGTTACTGTTCCTCTTTTTGATGAGGTGAAATGGCAAACGGCCAACGGAAAAGTGCTTTCTATCAAGAAGGCAGGGAATGGCCGCAAGATGACCGGTATCACTGTTAATAAAGCGACCAATAAGGGTTATTTCGTATCACACGACCTGTTTAAGAAAGGCGGCGAAATAGTGATCAGCTCGGCTGAATAA
- a CDS encoding NYN domain-containing protein yields MMDSQNDLKLAVLIDADNVPYANVKEMFEEIAKYGTPTFKRIYADWTKPTVSGWKKVLLENAITPIQQYSYSTGKNASDSALIIDAMDILYTGKVDGFCIVSSDSDFTRLATRLREAGMKVIGIGEKKTLNPFITACDKFIYIEILEQKTVVPADNDPKKESKSKTASNNTPISKIDPRTIKLFTDSISDLADDDGWAFLAELGNLILKKKPDFDPRNYGFSKMLPLIRSMNQFEIDERETGKNHFKHIYVRKK; encoded by the coding sequence ATGATGGACTCCCAGAATGACCTCAAATTAGCCGTATTAATCGACGCCGATAATGTTCCTTATGCCAATGTAAAGGAAATGTTCGAAGAAATAGCGAAATACGGCACGCCAACGTTTAAAAGGATATATGCCGACTGGACTAAACCGACAGTCTCCGGCTGGAAAAAAGTCCTTTTGGAGAATGCCATCACTCCCATCCAGCAGTACAGCTATTCAACCGGGAAGAATGCATCCGACAGCGCCCTTATTATCGACGCGATGGATATTTTATATACCGGCAAGGTCGACGGATTCTGCATCGTCTCCAGCGACAGCGATTTCACGCGACTCGCCACCAGGCTGCGTGAAGCAGGCATGAAAGTGATCGGAATCGGAGAAAAGAAAACATTAAATCCATTTATCACTGCATGCGATAAGTTCATCTATATTGAGATCCTTGAACAGAAAACGGTCGTCCCTGCCGACAATGACCCTAAGAAGGAATCGAAGAGCAAGACTGCGTCGAACAATACACCGATAAGCAAGATCGACCCCAGGACGATCAAACTATTTACCGACAGCATCAGCGACCTTGCAGACGACGACGGATGGGCCTTCCTGGCAGAACTTGGCAACCTGATATTAAAAAAGAAACCCGACTTCGACCCGCGAAATTATGGCTTTTCAAAAATGCTGCCGCTCATAAGAAGCATGAACCAGTTCGAAATCGACGAACGGGAAACCGGAAAGAACCACTTTAAGCATATTTACGTCCGCAAAAAATAG
- a CDS encoding MFS transporter encodes MITNTVKTKTLKKKNQDISTFLAFALLPLSGFATDVYLPSLPSMAASMGVSSIQVQLSLSLFLISYGVSQLFVGSILDSFGRYKLCLVSLVIFGIASLVIASTHNIYLIYFMRVIHGITTAIIIVGKRAYFVDVFSGEKLKHYLSLFSIIWSTGPIVAPFIGGHLQTHFGWESNFYFLAAFAFIMVILELIYSGETLKHFTSFHLGNIAGVYARMIRTSSFSLGIVMLGLAYTMVMVYNMTGPFIIEHHLKLSPVVAGYSSLFLGLAWMVGGFAGKATINRPFFRKMFINHGFQIAFAAAMIISISFIENLYSMIFFAFIIHVTAGYTFNNYFTFCLGKFPKNAGIASGLTGGITYVIVSLLSYGIIEFLPAKDEHNLGYSYLILAIFAMAVMTIIYNMKEKNKE; translated from the coding sequence ATGATCACAAACACAGTAAAAACTAAAACGTTAAAGAAAAAGAATCAGGACATATCAACATTCCTCGCTTTTGCCTTACTTCCCCTCTCTGGTTTTGCTACCGACGTATACCTCCCCTCTTTGCCATCAATGGCCGCTTCGATGGGAGTAAGCAGTATACAGGTACAGCTTAGCCTGAGCCTTTTTCTCATCAGCTACGGAGTGTCCCAATTGTTTGTTGGAAGCATCCTCGATAGCTTCGGAAGATATAAACTCTGTCTCGTTTCACTCGTCATATTCGGCATTGCAAGTCTCGTCATCGCATCTACTCATAATATCTATCTTATATATTTCATGAGAGTGATTCATGGTATCACCACGGCCATCATCATCGTGGGGAAAAGAGCATATTTTGTAGATGTATTTAGTGGAGAGAAATTAAAACACTATTTAAGTCTTTTTTCAATCATCTGGTCTACTGGCCCCATTGTAGCTCCGTTTATAGGCGGACACCTGCAAACACATTTCGGCTGGGAGTCGAACTTTTATTTCCTTGCAGCCTTCGCCTTTATTATGGTGATCCTTGAGCTCATTTATAGCGGAGAAACGCTGAAACACTTTACCAGCTTCCACCTCGGTAACATAGCCGGTGTATATGCCCGGATGATCCGCACATCGAGCTTCAGCCTGGGCATCGTAATGCTTGGACTTGCCTATACCATGGTAATGGTTTACAACATGACCGGGCCCTTCATCATAGAGCACCATCTCAAACTGTCGCCGGTAGTAGCAGGCTACAGCTCCCTGTTCCTCGGACTGGCATGGATGGTCGGCGGTTTTGCCGGCAAAGCCACTATCAACCGTCCTTTCTTCAGAAAGATGTTCATAAATCACGGATTTCAGATAGCCTTTGCAGCAGCGATGATCATCAGTATCAGCTTTATTGAAAATCTTTATTCTATGATCTTCTTCGCCTTTATAATCCATGTAACCGCGGGATATACCTTTAATAATTACTTTACGTTCTGCCTCGGCAAATTCCCTAAAAATGCCGGTATCGCCAGCGGACTCACCGGCGGAATTACGTATGTAATCGTATCCCTCCTCAGTTATGGAATTATCGAATTCCTACCCGCCAAAGACGAACACAACCTTGGCTACAGCTACCTCATACTGGCAATTTTTGCGATGGCAGTGATGACAATTATCTATAACATGAAAGAGAAAAATAAAGAATAG
- the rpsO gene encoding 30S ribosomal protein S15: MYLSKEKKAEIFAKHGKGAEDTGSAEGQVALFTTRIAHLTGHLKKNRKDFSTQLALQKLVGKRRALLSYLYKKDIERYRAIIKALELRDIIKTIK, from the coding sequence ATGTATTTAAGTAAAGAGAAAAAGGCAGAGATTTTTGCCAAACATGGCAAAGGCGCCGAAGACACAGGTTCTGCCGAAGGCCAGGTAGCATTATTTACAACTCGTATTGCTCATTTAACAGGGCATTTGAAGAAAAACAGGAAAGATTTTTCTACTCAGTTAGCACTTCAAAAATTAGTTGGTAAACGTCGTGCATTGTTATCTTATTTATATAAGAAAGACATTGAAAGATATCGTGCTATCATCAAAGCATTAGAATTAAGGGATATCATTAAAACTATCAAATAA
- the pnp gene encoding polyribonucleotide nucleotidyltransferase — protein sequence MSYNLIKKSFDLGDGRTIEIETGKLAKQADGSVVVKMGDTMLLATVVSSKEAKEGVDFLPLSVDYQEKYAATGRIPGGFLRREARLSDYEVLISRLVDRALRPMFPEDYHAETQVMISLISADKNIMPDSLAGLAASAALAVSDIPFNGPISEVRVAKVDGKLVINPYMSDLERATLEFIVAGSENDIVMVEGECSEISEEEMVEAIEFAHRAIKVQVQAQRELTEATGKTEKRVYSHEHSNPELKERVYAATYQKVYEIAKSGSAKHERSEKFEQIQNEFILTLGEEVDDVTKFLAKKYFHDVQYDAVRNLVLDEGIRLDGRDVRTVRPIWSEVGYLPAAHGSAVFTRGETQSLTTVTLGTKLDEQMIDGAFINGYQKFILHYNFPGFSTGEVRMNRGAGRREIGHGNLAQRSLKKVLPEGDDNPYTIRVVSDILESNGSSSMATVCAGTLALMDAGVKLKAPVSGIAMGLITDEKTGKYAVLTDILGDEDHLGDMDFKVTGTENGIVACQMDLKINGLRWEVLRGALEQAKEGRLHILNEMKKTLAEPRTDLKPHAPRIVVLKIDKEFIGAVIGPGGKIIQEMQRETNTTITIEEKDNQGIVSIFAPDKDAIDSAVRRIKGIVAKPEVGEIYEGKVKSIMPFGAFVEILPGKDGLLHISEIDWKRYETMDGIFQVGDEVRVKLLDVDKQGKLKLSRKALLPRPPKPEGKPAGE from the coding sequence ATGAGTTACAATTTAATTAAAAAGTCGTTCGATTTAGGCGATGGCCGTACAATCGAAATCGAGACAGGCAAGCTGGCCAAACAGGCTGACGGTTCTGTCGTGGTAAAAATGGGTGATACAATGCTCCTGGCTACAGTTGTATCGTCTAAAGAAGCAAAAGAAGGTGTAGATTTCCTGCCCCTGTCTGTTGACTACCAGGAAAAGTATGCAGCTACCGGACGTATTCCGGGTGGTTTCCTTCGCCGTGAGGCACGTTTATCAGATTATGAGGTATTGATCTCACGTTTGGTTGACCGCGCACTGCGTCCGATGTTCCCGGAAGATTATCATGCTGAAACGCAGGTGATGATCTCCCTGATCTCTGCTGATAAAAATATCATGCCGGATTCATTAGCCGGACTTGCTGCTTCTGCAGCGCTTGCGGTTTCTGACATTCCGTTTAACGGCCCTATATCTGAAGTAAGGGTTGCAAAGGTTGATGGAAAGCTTGTAATTAACCCTTATATGAGCGATCTGGAACGTGCTACCCTCGAGTTTATCGTTGCTGGTTCAGAAAACGATATCGTGATGGTGGAAGGCGAGTGCAGTGAGATCTCTGAAGAGGAAATGGTTGAAGCGATTGAATTTGCACACCGGGCCATAAAGGTACAGGTGCAGGCGCAGCGCGAACTGACTGAAGCTACAGGAAAGACTGAAAAACGCGTATACTCTCATGAACACAGTAATCCTGAATTAAAGGAACGTGTGTATGCTGCAACGTATCAGAAAGTATACGAAATTGCTAAATCGGGTTCTGCAAAACACGAGCGTTCTGAAAAATTCGAACAGATTCAGAATGAGTTCATCCTTACACTGGGTGAAGAAGTTGATGATGTTACGAAATTCCTTGCAAAGAAATATTTCCATGATGTACAGTATGACGCTGTCCGTAATCTGGTTCTTGACGAAGGAATCCGATTGGATGGCCGTGATGTACGCACCGTACGTCCGATCTGGAGTGAAGTAGGATATTTGCCTGCTGCACACGGTTCTGCTGTATTTACCCGTGGCGAAACCCAATCACTGACTACAGTGACACTGGGAACGAAACTGGATGAGCAGATGATTGACGGAGCCTTTATCAATGGTTATCAGAAATTTATCCTGCATTACAATTTCCCTGGCTTTTCGACAGGTGAAGTTCGTATGAACCGTGGCGCCGGTCGCCGTGAAATCGGCCATGGTAACCTGGCTCAGCGTTCATTGAAGAAAGTTCTTCCTGAAGGTGATGATAATCCGTATACAATCCGCGTAGTTTCTGATATCCTTGAATCGAATGGTTCGTCGTCTATGGCAACTGTTTGTGCCGGTACACTGGCGCTTATGGACGCAGGGGTTAAATTAAAGGCTCCGGTTTCTGGTATCGCAATGGGTTTAATTACCGATGAGAAAACCGGAAAATATGCTGTATTAACCGATATCCTCGGCGATGAGGATCATTTAGGTGACATGGACTTCAAGGTAACCGGTACTGAAAATGGTATTGTTGCCTGCCAGATGGACCTTAAGATCAACGGGTTGAGATGGGAAGTTTTAAGAGGTGCGTTAGAACAGGCTAAGGAAGGCCGTCTTCATATCCTGAACGAAATGAAGAAGACTCTTGCTGAACCACGTACTGACTTGAAACCTCACGCTCCGCGTATCGTAGTGCTTAAGATAGACAAAGAGTTTATCGGCGCGGTAATCGGACCAGGTGGTAAGATCATCCAGGAAATGCAGCGCGAAACGAATACTACGATCACTATCGAAGAAAAAGATAATCAGGGTATCGTTAGTATCTTCGCTCCGGATAAAGATGCAATTGACAGTGCGGTAAGACGTATTAAAGGCATCGTAGCTAAACCGGAAGTTGGAGAGATCTACGAAGGTAAGGTGAAATCGATCATGCCTTTCGGCGCTTTCGTTGAGATCCTTCCTGGCAAAGACGGATTACTTCACATTTCTGAAATAGACTGGAAACGTTACGAAACGATGGACGGTATATTCCAGGTTGGTGACGAAGTTCGTGTGAAACTTCTGGATGTAGATAAGCAAGGCAAGCTGAAGCTTTCCAGAAAAGCTCTTCTGCCAAGGCCTCCAAAGCCTGAAGGTAAACCGGCTGGCGAGTAA
- a CDS encoding TlpA family protein disulfide reductase encodes MRKTFYSSVKSILVSLLIVHTTGLNSLKAQVKANKTTPIERAAQLSLAKAVETDMKNLDLHNKFIRSFRGKNQLLDSQYVVWAAKYPYIREVPFAIGRYYANLELPQARDWLFRVVKIDSLMAEAWVLLSYDAVRRGDRNLEQDYLLKALNTGNATSKDFLNYAYYYKNKDQEKFHTLLSELIQKFKGDPNSAWALSLIAQDTQDKQKKKVLYDSLYNEYSGAKFSEAESGLSLYFLELLDEDPRAAHLLVRKILNDGKLKKWYWVDKERVARQFFTVDSLLLAGDLSQASKVADSIDLMDPHKAEHIMAEESLLLLKAKVNKYNNLLKAAYDSLILYYSKKPSDKVFSALLANAGDMNISKDSLYIDIWKIRDSLSKPATDFSLVNFLDGQKVSLSDLKGKVVLLTYWFPGCGPCRREFPFFEKAVGKYAEDIKYVGINLINKQDDYVVSYMKSSGYTFIPLQNDPKWDKGTLYASGAPVNFLIDRQGRIVFSQFFINEENYDMFETMIAEMIDRG; translated from the coding sequence ATGAGAAAAACATTTTATTCTTCCGTGAAATCTATTCTTGTCAGCTTATTAATAGTTCACACAACTGGCTTAAATAGCTTGAAAGCTCAAGTAAAGGCGAACAAAACAACGCCGATTGAAAGGGCGGCGCAGCTAAGCTTAGCAAAGGCTGTTGAAACTGACATGAAAAATCTGGATCTCCATAACAAGTTTATCAGGAGCTTTAGGGGAAAGAATCAGCTTCTCGATTCGCAGTATGTTGTATGGGCGGCCAAATATCCATATATCAGGGAGGTGCCATTTGCCATAGGCCGGTATTATGCCAATCTGGAATTACCTCAGGCAAGGGACTGGTTATTTCGTGTCGTTAAAATCGATTCTCTTATGGCCGAGGCCTGGGTTTTATTATCATATGATGCCGTCAGAAGGGGAGATAGAAATCTGGAGCAGGATTATTTATTGAAGGCGTTAAATACCGGTAACGCAACATCAAAAGACTTTTTAAACTACGCGTATTACTATAAAAACAAGGATCAGGAGAAATTTCACACGCTGCTATCGGAGTTGATTCAAAAATTTAAGGGGGATCCTAACAGCGCATGGGCTCTGTCGTTAATTGCGCAGGACACTCAGGATAAGCAGAAAAAGAAAGTTTTGTACGACAGCTTATATAATGAATATTCGGGTGCAAAGTTCTCCGAAGCAGAATCTGGATTGTCATTGTATTTTCTCGAGCTTTTGGATGAAGACCCCCGGGCTGCGCATTTGTTGGTGCGGAAGATTCTGAATGACGGAAAGCTTAAGAAGTGGTATTGGGTGGATAAAGAAAGGGTTGCCCGTCAGTTTTTCACAGTAGATTCTTTGCTTCTGGCTGGTGATTTGAGTCAGGCCTCCAAAGTGGCAGATTCAATAGACTTGATGGATCCTCACAAGGCAGAGCATATTATGGCAGAGGAAAGCCTCTTGTTGTTGAAGGCGAAAGTGAATAAGTACAATAATTTATTGAAGGCTGCCTATGACAGCCTTATTCTCTACTATAGTAAGAAGCCGTCTGATAAGGTTTTTTCTGCGTTATTAGCTAATGCAGGAGACATGAATATTTCGAAGGACAGCCTGTACATAGATATTTGGAAAATAAGGGATAGCCTGTCTAAACCTGCTACGGATTTTAGTCTCGTTAATTTTCTCGATGGACAGAAGGTATCGTTGAGTGATTTAAAAGGTAAAGTAGTATTGCTGACTTATTGGTTTCCAGGCTGCGGCCCCTGCCGCCGTGAGTTTCCTTTTTTTGAAAAAGCTGTCGGGAAGTATGCGGAAGATATAAAATACGTCGGTATCAACCTCATAAATAAACAGGACGACTATGTTGTTTCTTATATGAAATCTTCCGGATATACTTTCATTCCTTTGCAGAACGATCCGAAATGGGATAAAGGAACATTATATGCTTCAGGGGCACCGGTGAATTTTCTGATAGATCGCCAGGGGAGGATAGTATTCTCTCAGTTTTTTATTAATGAAGAGAACTATGATATGTTTGAGACGATGATCGCTGAGATGATAGATAGAGGCTGA
- a CDS encoding PASTA domain-containing protein, with protein MSVFFALRSYTRHGESLPVPDLKGLKIEEAVALLRDRGLRYSIDSLYIADLPGGTITEQDPAPNTTVKAKRTIYLTVVKKHPPDISFPDIENKPLEEAKAILLNAGIKIGNMTYRSHVSLNTVLGASLNGKFVHAGDVVPKGVSINLTLGDGKGDAEVDIPNLIGLTLNEARLAASGGSSSLSIGEVIYEGSIADTSKAVIIRQNPVASDTLVQIPIGSRINIVLSQ; from the coding sequence GTGTCAGTATTCTTTGCACTTAGAAGTTATACAAGGCATGGTGAATCCTTACCTGTTCCTGATTTAAAAGGCTTGAAAATTGAGGAGGCTGTGGCTTTGTTAAGAGACAGGGGACTCAGGTATTCCATTGATTCTCTCTACATTGCTGACTTGCCTGGAGGGACTATCACAGAACAGGATCCCGCCCCTAATACTACGGTTAAAGCAAAGCGTACCATTTATTTAACTGTAGTAAAAAAGCACCCGCCCGATATCAGCTTCCCCGATATAGAAAATAAACCGCTCGAGGAAGCGAAGGCAATACTTCTGAATGCCGGTATAAAGATTGGAAACATGACTTATAGGTCGCATGTCTCACTAAATACTGTTCTCGGAGCATCACTGAATGGGAAATTTGTTCATGCCGGCGATGTCGTACCTAAGGGTGTCAGTATAAATCTCACGCTGGGTGATGGCAAAGGTGATGCCGAAGTCGATATTCCGAATCTGATCGGCCTGACTCTCAATGAAGCGCGTCTTGCCGCATCCGGAGGTAGTTCTTCATTAAGTATTGGAGAGGTCATTTACGAAGGTTCTATAGCGGATACTTCAAAGGCCGTAATTATCAGGCAAAACCCGGTTGCCAGTGACACTTTAGTTCAGATTCCGATAGGAAGCCGAATTAATATCGTACTTTCTCAATAG
- a CDS encoding RNA polymerase sigma-70 factor, whose protein sequence is MRYNAFQHPFITVIKATIQTDEILYKAICKGSYSAFDSLFIRYYPKLCAYAAQFVDMEDAEEIVQDIMLWLWENRKNATVDTSVQNYLFRSVRNKCITLINRNKVKQKRDNILQAEMLGTFNDPDFYIFEELKQRLKTAISALPESYKVAFEMNRFQNMTYKDIALKLNVSPKTVDYRIQQALKLLREELKEYLPLALLLYLN, encoded by the coding sequence TTGAGATACAATGCGTTTCAGCATCCTTTTATAACGGTGATAAAAGCAACGATTCAGACTGACGAAATACTCTACAAAGCCATCTGCAAGGGAAGCTATAGTGCATTTGATTCCTTGTTCATAAGATATTATCCGAAATTATGCGCCTATGCAGCACAATTTGTAGACATGGAAGATGCCGAAGAAATCGTTCAGGACATCATGCTATGGCTTTGGGAAAACAGGAAAAACGCAACAGTCGATACTTCTGTCCAAAACTACTTATTCCGATCCGTAAGAAATAAATGCATCACCTTAATCAATAGAAACAAGGTAAAGCAGAAAAGGGACAATATTCTGCAGGCTGAAATGTTAGGCACATTCAACGATCCCGACTTCTACATTTTCGAGGAACTTAAACAACGGTTAAAGACTGCAATATCTGCGCTTCCCGAATCATACAAAGTAGCCTTTGAAATGAACCGGTTTCAAAATATGACTTATAAGGATATTGCATTAAAGCTCAATGTTTCACCTAAAACAGTCGACTACCGCATCCAGCAGGCCCTTAAACTCCTGCGCGAAGAACTTAAAGAATACCTGCCTTTAGCATTACTATTGTATTTAAACTGA
- a CDS encoding FecR family protein, with amino-acid sequence MTGSPDINESTLIRYFSNELTEEERKEVEDWIALSDENRKAAREVYYIIAAGDAFSVMNTVDTRGALRKVRERMHIRERKTTPVALFYFQRAAAILFIPLIGALLYLLFFKMEKYGQQFVEVRTNPGMVTKITLPDSSKVWLNSDSYIRYPMSFEEGQRKVEISGEAFFDVEKDAEREFVVATSEGVDIRVLGTQFNIEAYKGMENISATLLTGKINLVYTNNENKKAGVLLNPNQKVVFNKSQATVKMYTVDVSPDIAWRDGKIVFHNTALSDALKMLEKRFNVKFRILNPGLKENYFTGTFVNQQLENILKHFELSSNIRYRYIKPKPAETTNTIIEIY; translated from the coding sequence ATGACCGGAAGTCCAGACATAAATGAATCAACACTTATCCGTTACTTTTCAAATGAGTTAACAGAAGAGGAAAGAAAAGAGGTAGAGGACTGGATCGCTCTTTCTGATGAAAACAGGAAGGCTGCGAGAGAGGTGTACTACATCATTGCAGCCGGGGACGCTTTTTCGGTAATGAATACTGTCGATACGCGGGGTGCACTTCGTAAGGTAAGGGAAAGGATGCACATCCGGGAAAGAAAAACTACCCCTGTTGCTCTTTTTTATTTTCAACGTGCGGCGGCTATATTATTTATTCCGCTTATTGGTGCCTTATTATACCTTCTGTTCTTTAAGATGGAAAAGTATGGTCAACAGTTTGTTGAGGTGAGGACAAATCCCGGGATGGTTACAAAAATTACACTTCCCGACAGCTCGAAAGTTTGGCTGAATTCAGATTCCTATATCAGATATCCGATGAGTTTTGAGGAAGGGCAACGAAAGGTGGAAATATCGGGGGAGGCGTTCTTCGATGTAGAAAAAGACGCAGAGCGTGAATTTGTTGTCGCTACATCGGAGGGTGTGGATATAAGAGTGCTGGGAACGCAGTTTAATATAGAAGCGTACAAAGGAATGGAGAATATTTCTGCAACGCTTTTAACCGGTAAGATAAATTTAGTTTATACCAACAATGAGAATAAGAAGGCAGGAGTGCTGTTAAATCCGAACCAAAAAGTTGTATTTAATAAATCGCAGGCAACTGTTAAAATGTATACCGTGGATGTGAGTCCCGATATTGCCTGGAGAGACGGGAAGATCGTTTTTCATAATACAGCATTAAGTGATGCTTTAAAGATGCTTGAGAAACGCTTTAATGTAAAATTCAGAATACTTAATCCGGGGCTGAAAGAGAATTACTTTACAGGTACGTTTGTTAATCAGCAATTGGAAAATATTCTCAAGCATTTTGAACTGTCTTCGAATATCAGATATCGTTATATTAAACCGAAGCCAGCGGAAACCACTAATACAATTATTGAAATTTACTAA